From Nycticebus coucang isolate mNycCou1 chromosome 6, mNycCou1.pri, whole genome shotgun sequence, the proteins below share one genomic window:
- the LOC128587233 gene encoding ubiquitin-like protein 5, translating to MEIVKESLMFLKSHPSEHLRLEVVVFAGWKFEFGASARMIEVVCNDRLGKKVHVKCNTSDTTGDLKKLIAAQTGTCWNKIVLKKGYTIFKDHMSLEYYEIHDGMNLELYYQ from the coding sequence ATGGAGATTGTAAAAGAATCtctcatgtttttaaaatctcatccATCAGAGCACTTGAGGCTGGAGGTTGTGGTGTTTGCAGGTTGGAAGTTTGAGTTTGGAGCTTCAGCCAGGATGATTGAGGTTGTTTGCAACGACCGTCTGGGGAAGAAGGTCCATGTTAAATGCAACACCAGTGACACCACTGGGGACCTTAAGAAGCTGATTGCAGCCCAAACTGGCACCTGTTGGAACAAGATTGTACTTAAGAAGGGGTACACGATTTTTAAGGACCACATGTCTCTAGAGTATTATGAAATCCATGATGGTATGAACTTGGAGCTTTATTACCAATAG